Part of the Polyangiaceae bacterium genome, CCTTGAAGGAGCGCAGCTCGCTCTCCGGCATCGGCGGCCGCGACGTGTTCGAGAAGTGCTTCCAGTTCAGCGCCGCGGACAACGCGCGCAAGATGGGGATCTACCCCTTCTTTCGCCCGCTCGATCTGAACGACGGGCCGGAGGCCGTGATCGACGGCAAGCGCGTGGTGATGTTCGGCTCCAACAACTACCTGGGTCTGACCACCCACCCCAAGGTACGCGAAGCGGCCAAAGCCGCCATCGACCGCTTCGGAACCAGCATGACCGGCTCACGCCTGGTCAACGGCTCCATGAAGATGCACGAGGAGTTCGAGCACAAGCTCGCGGCCTGGTTCGGCAAGGAGAGCGCGCTGGTCTTCACCACGGGCTACCAGGTCAACATCGCCACCTGCTCGGCGCTGCTCAGCAACAAGAAGAGCGTCGCGGTCATCGACCGCAACGTCCACGCCTCGCTCTACGACGGTGTTCGGCTCGGGCAGTCGGCGGGCGCGCGCCTGGTGCGCTACCGCCACAACGACGCCGAATCCCTCGACAAAGCCCTGGAGAAGGTGGACGCCGGCGAGGGCGCGCTGGTCGTCACCGACGGCGTGTTCAGCGCGGAGGGCGAGATCGCCAAGCTGGACGAGCTGGTGCCCGTGGTGAAGAAGCACGGCGCCCGCGTGTTCGTGGACGACGCCCACGCGCTGGGCGTGATCGGCCCCGGCGGGCGCGGCACCGCCCACCACTTCGGCCTGGAAAACCAGGTCGATCTGATGGGCGGCACCTTCAGCAAGTCGCTGGCCAGCATCGGCGGCTGGCTGGTGGGCGAGCGCAAGGTCCTCGACTACATCCGCCACTTCGCGCCGAGCTTCCTGTTCGCCGCCGCCGCCGCGCCGCCGAACGTGGCCGCCGCCATGGCCGCCTTCGAGCTCATGCAGGAGGAGAGCTGGCGCATCCAGAAGCTGCACGACAACTTCACCTACATGCGGGACGGCCTGAAGAGCCTGGGCTTCGACCTCGGCCACACCCAGACGTCGGTCATCCCGATCTACATCCGCGAGGATTTGCGCACGATCATGATGTGGCGCGATCTGCTCGAGGAGTACGGCATCTACACCAACCCGTTCATCTCGCCGGGCGTTCCGCCGAAGCACGCCATGCTGCGCACCAGCTACATGGCGACGCACGAGAAGACGCACCTCGACCGCGGGCTGGAGGCCTTCGAGAAGGTCGGCAAGAAGTACGGCGTGATCTGAGCAGGACATGCGCCGCGCCCTGGTCGTCGCCGCCCTGCTCGTCTTCGCTCCAGCGGCGCGCGCTGCGTGCCCAGTGGGCCTGACGATCAGCGTGGACAACGACACTCCGGGCTCGGGCTACTCCGAGGTGAAGCCCGAGAACTGGGTCAGCCACAGCGTGGACGCCTGCAAGGGCAACTACCGCTACCTGAG contains:
- a CDS encoding aminotransferase class I/II-fold pyridoxal phosphate-dependent enzyme, with the translated sequence MGLKDKISERGKKILLSPTVMRWVSDDRVMRGVEGLMDAPSRMKAAWAVLKNGHDLPAIDPAVDDSMGEIDAAAAPSPKPKANGSAAHVPTSARSLGSEDMKESLKERSSLSGIGGRDVFEKCFQFSAADNARKMGIYPFFRPLDLNDGPEAVIDGKRVVMFGSNNYLGLTTHPKVREAAKAAIDRFGTSMTGSRLVNGSMKMHEEFEHKLAAWFGKESALVFTTGYQVNIATCSALLSNKKSVAVIDRNVHASLYDGVRLGQSAGARLVRYRHNDAESLDKALEKVDAGEGALVVTDGVFSAEGEIAKLDELVPVVKKHGARVFVDDAHALGVIGPGGRGTAHHFGLENQVDLMGGTFSKSLASIGGWLVGERKVLDYIRHFAPSFLFAAAAAPPNVAAAMAAFELMQEESWRIQKLHDNFTYMRDGLKSLGFDLGHTQTSVIPIYIREDLRTIMMWRDLLEEYGIYTNPFISPGVPPKHAMLRTSYMATHEKTHLDRGLEAFEKVGKKYGVI